A genomic region of Mycobacterium senriense contains the following coding sequences:
- a CDS encoding Zn-ribbon domain-containing OB-fold protein, translating into MSNGPLLIEYCDGCARWVHPGGGGCRECGGTLEAREVSGRGTVFTFTVNHHPYNPEIPTPYVIAIVELAEQSGLRVAANIVDCEPDSVSCGMPVALRPERGSGGAAQFAPA; encoded by the coding sequence GTGTCGAACGGGCCGCTGCTCATCGAGTACTGCGACGGCTGCGCGCGCTGGGTGCATCCGGGCGGCGGCGGATGCCGCGAGTGCGGGGGCACGCTGGAGGCGCGAGAAGTTTCCGGGCGGGGCACCGTGTTCACCTTCACGGTCAACCATCACCCGTACAACCCGGAGATCCCCACCCCTTATGTCATCGCGATCGTCGAGCTCGCCGAACAGAGCGGCCTGCGGGTCGCGGCCAATATCGTTGACTGCGAGCCGGATTCGGTGAGCTGCGGCATGCCCGTCGCCCTGCGGCCGGAGCGCGGCAGCGGCGGCGCGGCGCAATTCGCGCCGGCCTGA
- a CDS encoding acyl-CoA dehydrogenase — translation MGIAITDDHRELAEVARGFLTSQKARWAARSLLDATDEPRPGFWQNLVELGWLGLHVDEEYGGSGFGLPELVVVIEELGRAVAPGPFVPIVIASAVIAKDGTAEQKSRLLPGLIDGTVTAGIGLGGQVRVNDGVAEGEAGIVLGAGLAELLVIAAGDDVLVLERGRDGVSVEVPENFDPTRRSGRVRLHNVRVSGDDVLTGARKSALARARTLLAAEAVGGASDCVDTAVDYAKVRQQFGRTIATFQAVKHHCANMLVGAESGIAAVWDAARAASEDEEQFRLIAAVAAALAFPAYVRNAELNIQVHGGIGFTWEHDAHLHLRRAVVSAALFGGDAPAGDVFERTAAGAVRDNSLDLPPEAEELRTSIRADATEIAALGKEAQRDKLIETGYVMPHWPKPWGRAADAVEQLVIEEEFRAAGIKRPDYGITGWVILTLIQHGTPWQIERFVEKALRKDEIWCQLFSEPDAGSDAASIKTRATRVDGGWKINGQKVWTSGAHYCARGLATVRTDPDAKKHAGITTVIVDMKAPDVEVRPLRQITGGSDFNEVFFNDLFVPDEDVVGTPNSGWTVARATLGNERVSIGGSGSFYEGLADQLVQLTEQHPDRLAGGRIRVGSYLAEETALRLLNLRRAARSVEGAGPGPEGNVTKLKLAEHMVEGAAIMAALLGPEVALTDGAGALAGRLMMGARGMAIAGGTSEVTRNQIAERILGMPRDPLIN, via the coding sequence ATGGGTATCGCAATAACCGACGACCATCGTGAACTCGCCGAGGTAGCTCGCGGGTTCTTGACCTCGCAGAAGGCGCGGTGGGCGGCGCGGTCGCTGCTCGACGCCACGGACGAGCCGCGCCCCGGGTTCTGGCAGAACCTGGTCGAACTCGGCTGGCTCGGCCTGCACGTCGACGAGGAATACGGCGGCTCGGGCTTCGGGCTGCCCGAACTCGTTGTGGTGATCGAAGAACTCGGTCGCGCGGTGGCGCCGGGGCCGTTCGTGCCGATTGTGATCGCCTCCGCGGTGATCGCCAAAGACGGTACCGCCGAACAGAAGTCGCGGCTGCTGCCCGGTCTCATCGACGGAACCGTCACCGCGGGCATCGGGCTGGGCGGCCAGGTGCGGGTCAACGACGGCGTGGCCGAGGGCGAGGCCGGAATCGTGTTGGGCGCCGGGCTGGCCGAGCTGCTGGTGATCGCCGCGGGCGACGACGTGCTGGTGCTCGAGCGCGGCCGCGACGGTGTCTCGGTCGAGGTGCCGGAGAACTTCGATCCGACGCGGCGGTCCGGACGCGTCCGCCTGCATAACGTGCGCGTCTCCGGTGACGACGTCCTGACGGGGGCGCGCAAATCGGCGCTGGCCCGGGCTCGCACCCTGCTGGCCGCCGAGGCCGTGGGCGGGGCGTCGGACTGCGTCGACACCGCCGTCGACTACGCCAAGGTGCGCCAGCAATTCGGGCGCACCATCGCCACTTTCCAAGCGGTCAAGCATCACTGCGCGAACATGCTAGTGGGCGCGGAGTCCGGGATCGCCGCCGTCTGGGACGCCGCCCGCGCGGCGTCCGAGGACGAGGAGCAATTCCGGTTGATCGCCGCGGTGGCCGCGGCGCTGGCCTTCCCGGCCTACGTCCGCAACGCCGAACTCAACATCCAGGTGCACGGCGGCATCGGCTTCACCTGGGAGCACGACGCGCACCTGCATCTGCGCCGGGCGGTGGTGAGCGCGGCGCTGTTCGGCGGTGACGCGCCGGCTGGCGACGTCTTCGAGCGCACCGCCGCCGGCGCCGTCCGCGACAACAGTCTGGACCTGCCGCCGGAAGCCGAGGAACTGCGCACCAGCATCCGCGCCGACGCCACCGAGATCGCCGCCCTGGGCAAAGAGGCCCAGCGCGACAAGCTGATCGAGACCGGCTACGTGATGCCGCACTGGCCCAAGCCGTGGGGGCGCGCGGCGGACGCCGTCGAGCAGCTGGTGATCGAGGAGGAGTTCCGCGCGGCCGGCATCAAGCGACCGGATTACGGCATCACCGGCTGGGTGATCCTGACCCTGATCCAGCACGGAACGCCTTGGCAGATCGAACGATTCGTGGAGAAGGCGCTGCGCAAGGACGAGATCTGGTGCCAGCTGTTCTCCGAGCCCGACGCCGGCTCGGACGCCGCGTCCATCAAGACGCGCGCCACCCGGGTGGACGGCGGCTGGAAGATCAACGGCCAGAAGGTTTGGACCAGCGGGGCGCACTACTGTGCGCGCGGGCTGGCCACCGTGCGCACCGACCCCGACGCCAAGAAGCACGCCGGCATCACCACGGTGATCGTTGACATGAAGGCACCCGATGTCGAGGTGCGCCCACTGCGGCAGATCACCGGCGGCTCGGACTTCAACGAGGTCTTCTTCAATGACCTGTTCGTCCCCGACGAGGACGTCGTCGGCACGCCCAACTCCGGGTGGACCGTCGCGCGCGCGACGCTGGGCAACGAACGCGTCAGCATCGGCGGCAGCGGATCGTTCTACGAGGGGCTGGCCGACCAACTGGTGCAGCTCACCGAGCAACACCCGGATCGGTTGGCCGGCGGGCGAATTCGAGTCGGGTCGTATCTCGCCGAGGAAACCGCGCTGCGGCTGCTGAACCTGCGGCGCGCCGCGCGCAGCGTCGAAGGCGCGGGACCCGGCCCGGAAGGCAACGTCACCAAACTCAAGCTGGCCGAGCACATGGTGGAGGGCGCCGCGATCATGGCGGCGCTGCTGGGCCCCGAGGTCGCGCTCACCGACGGTGCCGGCGCCCTGGCCGGCCGGCTGATGATGGGGGCTCGCGGGATGGCGATCGCCGGCGGTACGTCGGAAGTGACGCGCAATCAGATCGCCGAGCGGATCCTCGGCATGCCGCGTGACCCGCTGATCAACTAG
- a CDS encoding nitroreductase family protein: MQLYDVMRTTFAAREFTDDPLPDAVLGRIFDNARFAPSGGNRQGAHVTVVRDESVRRRLAELGKPAARRYFAQLRANENPWNSVHPSGVPQDVIDATEIPDTFVAPIAKAPVVLVVSVDLAVIAAIDQNLDRVGIAGGASVYPLIWNILLAARSEGYGGTITTMAIAAEEHVRELLGIPDGHAVAAVVPLGKPVRQLTKLRRRPIAEFITRDRFDGPAFED, translated from the coding sequence ATGCAGCTGTACGACGTGATGCGAACAACTTTCGCGGCACGGGAATTCACCGACGATCCATTGCCCGATGCGGTGCTGGGGCGCATCTTCGACAACGCCCGGTTCGCTCCCAGCGGCGGCAACAGGCAGGGTGCCCATGTCACCGTGGTGCGTGACGAATCGGTCCGCCGCCGGCTGGCCGAACTCGGCAAGCCCGCCGCTCGCCGCTACTTCGCCCAGTTGCGGGCGAATGAAAACCCTTGGAATTCAGTGCATCCCAGCGGCGTGCCGCAAGACGTCATCGACGCGACCGAGATCCCCGACACGTTCGTGGCGCCGATCGCCAAAGCCCCTGTCGTGCTGGTGGTTTCGGTCGACCTGGCCGTCATCGCCGCCATCGACCAGAACCTGGACCGCGTCGGCATCGCCGGCGGGGCCTCGGTCTACCCGCTGATCTGGAACATCTTGCTCGCCGCGCGTAGCGAGGGCTACGGCGGCACCATCACGACGATGGCGATCGCGGCCGAAGAACACGTCCGCGAACTGCTGGGCATCCCCGACGGGCACGCGGTGGCCGCCGTCGTGCCGCTGGGCAAACCGGTGCGGCAGCTGACCAAGCTGCGCCGCAGGCCGATCGCAGAGTTCATCACCCGTGATCGGTTCGACGGCCCGGCTTTTGAAGACTAA
- a CDS encoding Hsp70 family protein, whose protein sequence is MRVGIDFGTTHTVVAAVDRGNYPVVSFEGVDAWPSLIAANAAGELRYGAGAAAVRHEPGWSVLRSFKRLLNDAGPQTEVTLAGRDYRLADLLTGFLAQLKTDLQRHSNATLAPGEGIEAAISVPANASSAQRLLTLDAYVAAGFHVVALLNEPSAASLEYAHRYRSTITAKREYVLIYDLGGGTFDASLLKMTGHANEVVISEGIQRLGGDDFDEAIVELVVAGANLPGLDAAGRDLLAEECAARKEAVGPQTRRFLVDLSAVDRPPFSCPIDDVYAVCAPLVDQTTELLNRVLHDPARGRKDVDWSEVAGIYVVGGAGGFPLVSRMLRSTFGEKRVKRSPHPFAATAIGLAVFLDKESGFALSERFSRNFGVFREAEAGAGVVFDPIVCKDVSLPADGQSPLVVKRKYRAAHNIGHFRFVECSRLVNGRPDGDVTPYDPVLFPFDPALYDRDDLGRQPVGRWTEGPDVEERYVIAPSGAVEVTLTTKPAGFERTFRLERCASAS, encoded by the coding sequence ATGAGAGTCGGTATCGACTTTGGCACCACCCACACCGTCGTCGCGGCCGTCGACCGGGGCAACTATCCCGTCGTTTCCTTCGAGGGCGTGGATGCGTGGCCGTCGCTGATCGCCGCCAATGCCGCCGGGGAGTTGCGCTACGGCGCGGGTGCCGCCGCCGTCCGCCACGAACCGGGATGGTCGGTGCTGCGCTCGTTCAAACGCCTGCTCAACGACGCCGGACCACAGACCGAGGTCACCCTCGCGGGCCGCGACTATCGGCTGGCCGACCTCCTCACCGGCTTCCTGGCCCAGCTGAAAACCGATCTGCAGCGGCACTCGAACGCCACCCTGGCGCCGGGCGAGGGCATCGAAGCCGCGATCAGCGTGCCGGCTAACGCCTCGAGTGCCCAGCGCCTGCTGACCCTGGATGCCTACGTGGCCGCCGGTTTTCACGTCGTCGCGCTGCTCAACGAGCCCTCCGCCGCGAGCCTGGAATACGCCCACCGGTACCGATCCACCATCACCGCCAAGCGCGAATACGTCCTCATCTACGACCTGGGCGGCGGCACATTCGACGCGTCGCTGCTGAAGATGACCGGGCACGCGAACGAGGTCGTCATCAGCGAGGGCATTCAGCGCCTCGGCGGTGACGACTTCGACGAGGCAATCGTGGAGCTGGTGGTGGCCGGCGCCAACCTGCCCGGCCTCGACGCCGCCGGGCGCGATCTGCTGGCCGAGGAGTGCGCCGCCCGCAAGGAAGCCGTCGGACCGCAGACACGCCGCTTCCTGGTGGACCTGTCCGCGGTCGATCGGCCCCCGTTCTCCTGCCCCATCGACGACGTCTACGCGGTGTGCGCGCCGCTGGTCGACCAGACGACGGAGTTGCTCAACCGGGTCCTGCACGATCCGGCGCGCGGCCGCAAGGACGTGGACTGGTCGGAGGTGGCGGGCATATACGTCGTCGGCGGGGCCGGCGGCTTCCCGCTGGTGTCCCGGATGCTGCGCAGCACCTTCGGCGAGAAGCGGGTGAAACGCTCGCCGCACCCGTTCGCCGCCACCGCCATCGGACTCGCCGTCTTTTTGGACAAGGAGTCCGGTTTTGCGCTGTCCGAACGCTTCTCGAGGAACTTCGGGGTCTTCCGGGAGGCCGAGGCCGGCGCCGGTGTCGTGTTCGACCCGATCGTGTGCAAGGACGTTTCGCTTCCGGCCGACGGGCAATCCCCGCTGGTGGTGAAGCGAAAATATCGAGCGGCACACAACATCGGGCACTTCCGGTTCGTCGAATGCAGCCGCCTGGTCAACGGGCGTCCCGACGGCGACGTCACACCCTATGACCCGGTGCTGTTCCCGTTCGACCCGGCCCTCTACGACCGGGACGACCTCGGGCGTCAGCCGGTCGGCCGCTGGACGGAGGGGCCCGATGTCGAGGAGCGCTACGTCATCGCCCCCAGCGGTGCGGTGGAGGTGACGTTGACGACGAAGCCGGCCGGGTTCGAACGCACCTTCCGCCTGGAGCGGTGCGCGTCCGCGAGTTGA
- a CDS encoding ATP-dependent DNA ligase: MLLIDVAMTSTDVGSTSSRLTKVAHIAGLLTRAAPDATVVAVIVSWLSGELRQRQIGVGWAALRSRPPAASHASLTVAGVDATFSEIGAVSGKGAQARRAALLDALFAAATDTEQTFLVRLLGGELRQGALAGIMADAVAKAAGIPAAAVQRAAMLGGDLPAVAAAALSGAASALDAFTLRVGRPVGPMLAQTATGVADAIERHGGATIFEAKLDGARVQIHRAGDEVTVYTRSLDDVTARLPEVVEATLALPVDDLIADGEAIALRPDNRPHRFQVTASRFGRSVDIAAALAAQRLSVFFFDILHRDGVDLIDAPTTERLAALDALVPPAQRVDRLLTADPAQAGAFLDATLAAGHEGVMAKAPDAPYAAGRRGAGWLKVKPVHTLDLVVLAVEWGSGRRRGKLSNIHLGARDPASGEFVMVGKTFKGMTDAMLQWQTARFSELAVGGTDGYVVHLRPEQVVEIALDGVQKSSRYPGGLALRFARVVRYRDDKSPAEADTIDAVRALY; encoded by the coding sequence GTGCTCCTCATCGACGTGGCAATGACGTCAACCGATGTCGGGAGCACGTCGTCGCGGCTGACCAAGGTCGCCCACATCGCCGGCCTGCTGACCCGCGCCGCGCCCGACGCCACGGTGGTCGCCGTCATCGTGTCGTGGCTTTCTGGTGAGTTGCGGCAACGCCAGATCGGCGTGGGCTGGGCGGCGCTGCGCTCGCGCCCGCCGGCGGCCTCGCACGCCTCGCTGACCGTCGCCGGCGTCGACGCCACCTTCTCCGAGATCGGCGCCGTGTCGGGTAAGGGCGCGCAGGCGCGCCGCGCCGCGCTGCTGGACGCCCTGTTCGCCGCCGCCACCGACACCGAGCAGACCTTTCTGGTGCGACTACTCGGCGGTGAACTGCGCCAGGGCGCGCTGGCCGGGATCATGGCCGACGCCGTGGCCAAGGCCGCCGGCATCCCGGCCGCCGCGGTGCAGCGCGCCGCCATGCTGGGCGGGGACCTGCCGGCGGTCGCGGCGGCCGCCCTGTCCGGTGCGGCGTCGGCGCTGGACGCGTTCACCCTGCGGGTCGGCCGCCCGGTCGGCCCGATGCTGGCGCAGACCGCGACGGGCGTGGCCGATGCGATCGAACGCCACGGCGGCGCAACGATTTTCGAAGCCAAGCTGGACGGGGCGCGGGTGCAGATTCACCGCGCCGGTGACGAGGTCACCGTCTACACCCGAAGCCTCGACGATGTCACCGCCCGGCTGCCCGAGGTGGTGGAGGCGACGCTGGCGCTGCCGGTCGACGACCTGATCGCCGACGGCGAGGCCATCGCGCTGCGGCCCGACAACCGTCCCCACCGGTTCCAGGTCACCGCCTCACGGTTCGGCCGCTCGGTCGACATCGCCGCAGCCCTTGCCGCGCAGCGACTTTCGGTATTCTTCTTCGACATCCTGCATCGCGACGGCGTCGACCTGATCGACGCCCCGACCACCGAGAGACTGGCCGCCCTCGACGCGTTGGTGCCCCCGGCGCAGCGAGTCGACCGGCTGCTCACCGCCGACCCCGCGCAGGCCGGCGCCTTCCTGGACGCGACCCTGGCCGCCGGCCACGAGGGCGTGATGGCCAAGGCGCCCGACGCGCCGTATGCGGCGGGGCGCCGCGGAGCGGGCTGGCTGAAGGTCAAGCCTGTGCACACGCTGGATCTGGTGGTGCTCGCGGTGGAGTGGGGATCGGGGCGGCGCCGCGGCAAACTCTCCAACATCCACCTGGGCGCGCGTGACCCGGCCAGCGGCGAATTCGTCATGGTGGGAAAGACTTTCAAGGGCATGACCGACGCCATGCTGCAGTGGCAGACCGCCCGGTTCAGCGAACTCGCGGTCGGCGGGACGGACGGCTACGTCGTCCATCTGCGGCCCGAACAGGTGGTCGAAATCGCGCTGGACGGCGTGCAGAAATCGTCGCGCTACCCCGGCGGGCTGGCGCTGCGGTTCGCCCGCGTGGTGCGCTATCGCGACGACAAGAGCCCCGCCGAGGCCGACACCATCGACGCCGTGCGCGCGCTGTACTGA
- a CDS encoding SDR family NAD(P)-dependent oxidoreductase, whose amino-acid sequence MEISGKKVVVIGGASGMGRASAELLHERGADVAILDREGSDGKTVAEGVGGTFYPVDVTDFTGTEETLQAAVDKLGGLHVVITTAGGGIAKRTLTKSGPHDLESFQSVIDLNLIATFNISRLAAAHMAKNEPEDPDTGERGVIINTASIAAFEGQIGQVAYTAAKAGIAGMCLTMARDLGSVGIRVLGIAPSLFATGLTQGIPDEFATQLTKDAAFPKRLGRPEEYAKLAAAIVDNPMLNGQCLRLDAGQRFAPK is encoded by the coding sequence ATGGAGATCAGTGGGAAGAAGGTCGTCGTCATCGGCGGCGCATCGGGAATGGGCCGGGCCAGCGCCGAGCTGCTGCACGAACGCGGCGCCGATGTCGCCATTCTCGACCGCGAGGGTTCCGACGGCAAGACGGTCGCCGAGGGCGTCGGGGGCACCTTCTACCCGGTTGACGTCACCGACTTCACCGGCACCGAAGAGACCCTGCAGGCCGCGGTCGACAAGCTCGGCGGCCTGCACGTCGTGATCACCACCGCGGGCGGCGGTATCGCCAAGCGGACGCTGACCAAGTCCGGTCCGCATGACCTCGAATCCTTCCAGTCCGTGATCGATCTGAACCTGATCGCCACCTTCAACATCAGCCGGCTGGCCGCCGCGCACATGGCCAAGAACGAGCCCGAAGACCCCGACACCGGGGAGCGCGGCGTCATCATCAACACCGCCTCCATCGCGGCCTTCGAGGGCCAGATCGGGCAGGTCGCCTACACCGCCGCCAAGGCGGGGATCGCTGGGATGTGCCTGACCATGGCCCGCGACCTGGGCTCGGTGGGCATCCGGGTGCTGGGGATCGCCCCGAGCCTGTTCGCCACGGGGCTGACCCAGGGCATTCCCGACGAGTTCGCGACGCAGCTGACGAAGGATGCGGCGTTCCCCAAGCGCCTCGGCCGTCCGGAGGAGTACGCGAAGCTGGCCGCGGCCATCGTGGACAACCCGATGCTCAACGGCCAGTGCCTGCGACTGGACGCCGGGCAGCGGTTCGCGCCCAAGTAG
- a CDS encoding carbon starvation CstA family protein yields MAVTEHGTDVSYIHTDDDLPPVAVVDRSPITARHKIVFAIVAVLGAVAWAIIAFARGETVNAVWIVVAAICTYLIGFRFYARLIELKIVRPRDDHATPAEILDDGTDYVPTDRRVLFGHHFAAIAGAGPLVGPVLATQMGYLPCSIWIVLGAVFAGAVQDYLVLWISTRRRGRSLGQMARDELGATGGAAAMVGVLVIMVMIIAVLALVVVRGLAQSPWGVFSIAMTIPIALFMGCYLRFLRPGRVGEVSLIGFALLMLAVVSGNWVSETSWGASWLNLSAVTVCWLIIIYGFVASALPVWLLLAPRDYLSTFMKIGAITLLALGIFLAHPLIQAPAVSRFAHRGDGPVFAGSLFPFLFITIACGALSGFHALISSGTTPKLLEKESQMRFIGYGGMLTESFVAVMALISAAVLDQHVYFALNAPAAQTGGTAATAAHYVNGLGLSGGPATADQLNQAAAGVGEKSIVSRTGGAPTLAVGMSEVLNRAFGGAGLKAFWYHFAIMFEALFILTAVDAGTRVARFMLSDALGNLGGPLAKLQNPSWRPGVWGCSLAVVAAWGGILLMGVTDPLGGINTLFPLFGIANQLLAAIALTVITVIVIKKGLLKWAWVPGVPLLWDLMVTLTASWQKIFSADPAVGYWTQHFRYLAARSAGKTSFGSAKNAHQLDEVIRNTFIQGTLSVLFAVAVVVVLIAGVLVALGAIRGPGSKLSRPLTEEDPVPSRLFAPSGLVPTAAEREVQRRWDGLPTSTPGVLGAQER; encoded by the coding sequence GTGGCAGTCACAGAGCACGGCACCGACGTCAGCTACATCCACACCGACGATGACCTGCCACCCGTCGCGGTTGTCGACCGCTCCCCCATCACGGCGCGGCACAAGATCGTGTTCGCGATCGTCGCCGTGCTCGGCGCGGTCGCCTGGGCGATCATCGCGTTCGCCCGGGGCGAGACGGTGAACGCGGTGTGGATCGTCGTCGCGGCGATCTGTACCTACCTGATCGGATTCCGGTTCTACGCCCGGCTGATCGAATTGAAGATCGTCCGGCCGCGCGACGACCACGCCACGCCCGCCGAGATCCTCGACGACGGCACCGATTACGTGCCGACCGACCGTCGGGTGCTCTTCGGCCATCACTTCGCCGCCATCGCCGGGGCCGGGCCGCTCGTCGGCCCGGTGCTGGCCACCCAGATGGGCTATCTGCCCTGCAGCATCTGGATCGTCCTCGGCGCGGTATTCGCCGGGGCGGTGCAGGACTACCTGGTGCTGTGGATCTCCACCCGGCGGCGGGGCCGTTCGCTCGGCCAGATGGCGCGCGACGAGCTGGGCGCCACCGGCGGGGCCGCCGCGATGGTCGGCGTGCTCGTCATCATGGTGATGATCATCGCGGTGCTCGCCCTGGTGGTGGTGCGCGGGCTGGCCCAGAGCCCGTGGGGCGTGTTCTCCATCGCCATGACCATTCCCATCGCCCTCTTCATGGGCTGCTACCTGCGGTTCCTGCGGCCGGGGCGGGTAGGCGAGGTCTCCCTCATCGGTTTCGCGTTGCTGATGCTCGCCGTGGTCTCAGGCAACTGGGTCAGCGAAACCTCTTGGGGCGCATCGTGGTTGAACCTCTCGGCCGTCACCGTTTGCTGGCTGATCATCATCTACGGCTTCGTGGCGTCGGCGCTGCCGGTGTGGCTGCTGCTGGCGCCGCGCGACTACCTGTCGACGTTCATGAAGATCGGGGCCATCACGTTGCTGGCACTCGGCATCTTCCTCGCGCATCCGCTCATCCAGGCGCCGGCGGTCTCGCGGTTCGCCCACCGGGGCGACGGGCCGGTGTTCGCCGGCTCGCTGTTTCCGTTCCTGTTCATCACCATCGCGTGCGGCGCGCTGTCCGGATTCCACGCGCTGATCTCGTCCGGAACCACGCCCAAGCTGCTGGAGAAGGAAAGCCAGATGCGCTTCATCGGCTACGGCGGCATGCTGACCGAGTCGTTCGTCGCCGTCATGGCGCTGATCAGTGCGGCCGTCCTCGACCAGCATGTGTACTTCGCGCTCAATGCCCCGGCCGCGCAGACCGGCGGCACCGCGGCCACCGCGGCGCACTACGTCAACGGCCTGGGGTTGTCGGGCGGCCCGGCGACCGCGGACCAGCTGAACCAGGCCGCCGCCGGGGTCGGCGAGAAGTCGATCGTGTCACGCACCGGCGGCGCCCCGACGCTGGCGGTGGGCATGTCCGAGGTGTTGAACCGGGCCTTCGGCGGCGCCGGGCTCAAGGCGTTCTGGTACCACTTCGCGATCATGTTCGAGGCGCTGTTCATCCTGACCGCCGTCGACGCGGGCACCCGGGTCGCGCGGTTCATGCTCTCCGACGCGCTGGGCAACCTGGGCGGGCCGCTGGCCAAACTGCAAAACCCGAGTTGGCGCCCGGGCGTCTGGGGTTGCAGCCTGGCGGTGGTCGCCGCATGGGGCGGCATCCTGCTGATGGGCGTTACCGATCCGCTGGGCGGCATCAACACCCTGTTCCCGCTGTTCGGCATCGCCAACCAGCTGCTCGCGGCGATCGCGCTGACCGTCATCACCGTGATCGTCATCAAGAAGGGCCTGCTGAAATGGGCGTGGGTCCCCGGGGTGCCGCTGCTGTGGGATCTGATGGTCACGCTGACCGCGTCGTGGCAGAAGATCTTCTCCGCGGATCCCGCCGTCGGCTACTGGACGCAACACTTCCGGTACCTGGCCGCCAGGAGCGCCGGCAAGACGTCGTTCGGGTCGGCCAAGAACGCCCATCAGCTCGACGAGGTCATCCGCAACACCTTCATCCAGGGCACGCTGTCCGTCTTGTTCGCGGTGGCCGTCGTCGTCGTGCTGATCGCCGGAGTCCTGGTCGCGCTCGGGGCAATTCGCGGTCCGGGCAGCAAGTTGAGCCGGCCGCTGACGGAGGAAGACCCGGTGCCCTCGAGGTTGTTCGCGCCCTCGGGTCTGGTCCCCACCGCCGCCGAACGCGAGGTGCAACGCAGGTGGGACGGGCTGCCGACGTCGACTCCCGGGGTCCTCGGCGCTCAGGAGCGTTGA
- a CDS encoding thiolase family protein, whose amino-acid sequence MTLFEKDAILSGVGISRIGRRTGIPCLELTMEAVRTAIEDAGLAAGDIDGIATLGDTPAADVNAQLRIDAADCGSGFGTGGLLSPVMSACRAVAERRARHVVVYRTIQMLGGTVPVKQEENAPAPPLARMFETPEGEPKPAVGAMDDVNDLVAAHAYSAANWLALNCRRHMDLYGTTKEQLGWIALNGRRNAALNPRAVYRDPMTMADYLGARPVSTPLGLLDCDVPIDGSIGVVVSHAEYAADCPHRAVKVEAIGGSDGAGGWFHRADYPKMAMSDATAQMWSRTTLKPADLQVAQLYDGFTYLTLAWLEALGVCGDGEGGPFVEGGERIAPDGHLPLNTYGGQLSAGRMHGYWALHEGCLQLRGDAGERQLSRRPEVGVVSVGGGPVAGCMLLTC is encoded by the coding sequence ATGACGCTTTTCGAAAAAGACGCGATCTTGTCCGGCGTCGGCATCTCACGAATCGGCCGCCGCACCGGCATCCCGTGCCTGGAGCTGACCATGGAGGCGGTGCGCACCGCCATCGAGGACGCCGGGCTGGCCGCCGGCGACATCGACGGCATCGCCACGCTGGGTGACACACCCGCGGCGGACGTCAATGCCCAGCTGCGCATCGACGCCGCGGACTGCGGGTCGGGCTTCGGCACCGGCGGCCTGCTTTCGCCGGTGATGTCGGCGTGCCGCGCGGTCGCCGAACGCCGCGCCCGCCACGTGGTGGTCTACCGGACGATCCAGATGCTCGGCGGCACGGTTCCGGTCAAGCAGGAAGAGAACGCACCGGCCCCGCCACTGGCGCGCATGTTCGAGACACCCGAAGGCGAGCCGAAGCCCGCCGTCGGCGCCATGGATGACGTCAACGATCTGGTTGCCGCGCACGCTTATTCGGCCGCCAACTGGCTGGCGCTGAACTGCCGCCGCCACATGGACCTGTACGGGACAACCAAGGAACAGCTGGGCTGGATAGCGCTCAACGGCAGGCGCAACGCGGCGCTGAATCCCCGTGCGGTCTACCGGGATCCGATGACGATGGCCGACTACCTGGGCGCCCGGCCGGTGTCCACCCCATTGGGGCTGCTGGACTGCGACGTCCCGATCGACGGCTCGATCGGGGTGGTGGTCTCGCATGCGGAGTACGCGGCCGACTGTCCCCACCGCGCGGTGAAGGTGGAGGCGATCGGCGGGTCCGACGGCGCCGGCGGCTGGTTTCACCGCGCGGACTACCCGAAGATGGCGATGTCGGATGCGACGGCGCAGATGTGGTCGCGCACGACGTTGAAGCCCGCCGACCTCCAGGTCGCCCAGCTCTACGACGGATTCACCTATCTCACGCTGGCGTGGCTGGAAGCGCTGGGGGTCTGCGGCGACGGCGAGGGTGGCCCGTTCGTCGAGGGCGGGGAACGGATCGCCCCCGACGGGCACCTGCCGCTGAACACCTACGGGGGCCAACTCTCGGCAGGGCGCATGCACGGCTACTGGGCGCTGCACGAAGGGTGCCTGCAGCTGCGTGGCGACGCGGGGGAGCGGCAGCTATCGCGTCGCCCCGAGGTGGGCGTTGTCTCCGTCGGCGGTGGGCCCGTCGCGGGGTGCATGCTGCTGACCTGTTGA